GACTGTCCATGggagtacaaaaataaataaagataccCTCGACAGCTGCTCTTTTGGTACGAGGGTTACAGGAAGCATCACAGCATTTGCAGAGGAAGCTCCGGGCAGAGTCATCAAGCATCTCCCACCTGATGAGCAGAATAGTTTTGGGCACATTTCACCAATTTATGAGCTTTGTCACCTTGAAGAGTCCCTTTACATTGATTTATCTGAAAGCCACATTACCTTCCATCTTTCACATGGCAAGCCTTCTTACGTTGATCAAGATAATCGCCATCCCAGACAATCAGATTGCAGTGAATGTACACCTGAGAACCACAAAATAAGTCAGttcgccaaaaaaaaaaaaaaaaaaaaaaaaaaaaaaaaaaaaaaaaaaattatatctatatattagtTCAACTCTAGACCAACCTCTCCTCCCATCCCGAACTTGAATGACTGGAGGTAGAGAATAATGGCAGATGAGTGGTACCGAGGAAGGAACAGTGAGCTTCCCCTTTTACTTTCCAGAAGACACCTAGTAGTCAAAAAACACAAGTCAGCAACAAGTCCAGAGATTCATTTAGCAGAAATGAACTGGTTCCTACCCATGATTGCCAATGATGGGATAGACTTGGCTATTAGGTTGCAGCTCTGGCGTAGAGGCTGCTACACACTCATCCATTAGCAACACCAGGGGCTGATGGGACTTCTGCTCCACTGCCGCCCAGATCGGCATGAATGAACCGAGGGGAATCACGTTAGTCTTTGAGACGCCAGTTAATTGCTCTTTGGAGGGattgggaaaaataaaaaaataaataaaataaaaaaatttaaatcagttgCCCCAGAATCTATCCATGATGTCATGTAACAGGACAACTCACCATTGAGGAGCTCCATGTGGAAGACCAACTTACTGTGTCCCTCAGAAATGGCCGATCCAGGATTAAGGAACTGGGGCACTTTTCCTTCAGGTCTGAAACAGGTTAAATTTAGCACATTTTGAATTTTTAAGCATGGTGAAATCAAAGCGATCACACCTACCGTTTCTGGACACATTGGATAGGATATGTGAAGATGGCCGGCTTTGGTTTTGCTTGTGGCCTAAAGCTCAGCTGGTTTTGATAAATGACATTTTTCCCTTTCAGCTGCggagaagttaaaaaaataattatgaaaaTGAGGAAAACATAATGGGCTTACTGAGACGTCACACAATGAAAACACTTTACCTGTTTGGTAAACTTGCAGTCATACAACTTATAATTAAAACGTGCTTCGCCCTCTCCGTTTGGTAGGACTTTCCACGCAGACGGCATGCAGTTTCCGAGGAAGAACCGAGCGGCGTAAGGCACAAACTGGGGGGCTACCCTCCATGTGATTCGCACAGAGTCTTTGGCACAGACCACGTTGATATCTGCAGACATAGTTCCAAGATTAGGTTACAAACACATACCATAACAATCAGACCTCTCCATAGACATGTACAAATACCTGGATCAGCCACCGCTGTGGCCAAGACAGCCAAGGCCACAACACCTAGACAGAAATGAGTTACCATGACTAACGGATGTCAGACTCAACCAACCTGATGGTCTTTATACACCTACCTGCTAATCAGCCCAATGAGCAGCACCTGCCTGAAGGCCAGGCTTGATCAGACTGGTGCTGGGTTCGCTGTCCCAAAGAAGAATGGAATTTGTAATACAACAATGAATAAGAAatgaatgcataaataaaactgacttcaaggggaataaataaataaataaataaatccgtTTGGTAGCTACAAAAGCGTGCTGTAGTGTTATTTGGATGTGTGCATTGACATGAATGCATGaacaatttatttcagacaatccTGTGAAGTTCTAAATGTAACACATACAAACATTAGgtataaataataatgtttatatatatatatatatatatatgtatatataattatataatttgtATAATTGAGTGATTATGTCTAAAATGGGGTATAAAGAAGTGAAACTTATTTAAACATGCCCCTTCTGTTTTGTTGTCCTTCTCTATGTTTTCATAGAGATGGAAAACAATAATTATAAATTACAACTTGCAAATCATTAGAactataataaacattttttacacgctaagatgttttagaaaaaaaatgacataaaatatGATCATGGATAGTTCCACAAAAAACTATGACTGGAGTTGGTTTCACACTGAATGACAAGACTGACATAAAATGGAGCCTTTATTTACAGGAAGTTTAATGCCacacaagatgatgatgataattatgatactactactactaccactaataataataataataataataataataataataataataataataataataataataataataatacacatGTCTTTGGGGTCAAGCTGCATTAAGAAGAATAGgacttgaaataaaaaacaaatgaaataaataaataaaataaaaataattaatatgaCAGCTCAATGATTGTCATGGCACTTGATGTATACCAACCTATGGAATGGCTGGCTGACATCAAAGCATGTGGGGTACGGCAATATTACAGCAGAACACCTTAGATTTGCTCTTGCAGAGCTTGCTCCTCGCCTTGCTATCTGCTTGTCAAGGTTTATGTGCCGGGGTTTGTTACCACAGTCCATGTGGTCTGTTTTGCTAGTTCCAGTCATCAAGGATAAAGCGGGTACAATGGGAAGCTTGGAAAACCACAGGCCCGTAGCTCTTGATAGCTTTATATCAAAAGTAGAAGAAATAATCTTGCAATTTAGGAAGAATTATTTGATCAATTCTAAGGAAAACCAGTTTGGCTTTAAGACTAAACATGGCACTGATCTTTGTACGTGTatatgctgaaaaacaaaaacaacagaaaacgtATAGAAGATAGATGTGTTTCATTGACACTTCTATTACAGTTTATTGTGTGCATCACAGTAAGCTGTTTTTTAAACCTAGTAACAAAGGGGTGCCTCTTTACATAGTGAGACTCTTGGCGGTGTGGTATGTTTACCAGACCGTGCAGGTAAGATGAAGCTGTATCGTGCCATCCCCATCTGGTGTCAGTAAAGGTGCTAGGTGGAGGTAGGTGTGGGGGATGTCactggttctttttaatttgtataTACATGATCTCGGACAAAATGTAACACTGGATGTTTTGCTGGTGATCTTTTAGTGAATCATAGTATGCGTGCAGATGATCTTGGGGTCTTTAGTCCATCAAGGGCTGGTCTTCAACAACGGTTGAATATTGTGTATGGTATAGAGTAGAGCATGATATGAAGTACAGTGCCTGTAGGACTGCTGTTATAATCTATCGAACTAAAAAGGATAAATGTTCACAATTTCCAGAATTCAAGCTGTCAGATAATATTGCTGGTGTCAGTaagaaaatgaaatgtattgGTCATTGTACTGCAGAAGACCTTATAGTTGAGGATgaaattagctttttaaagCACACTGCTGACCTGTGGTCAAACTATAAAAAGGCATGTCTGAAAAGACTTCAGGTTCCATACAGCGGCGCACTAAGAGGACTTCTGAAAAGAACAAGATGGGCTGGTGCATTTCAAATGTTTGTGACAGCAGGAGTCAGCACTCTGCAGAATGTCCTTAGAAACTTCAACCTAAATTGATCTGAGAATAAAATGATCATGGCCTTAGTAAACCCACGTTTGGCCTCTGCACAATACCGTTCTCAGCTGTGGAGACACTCAGTGCAGTTGTCTTTTGATTAATGTTGTGTAGTTTCTTTTGATAATTGCATATATgtattaatttttctttttttttatctggaccTTAACTTTGCAATAAAGCTTCTATGTAGTCTATCTAAAAcgatcaataataataaacatgacatcaataattctttaaaaaggCACAGTTTCTTAACAGCATCTTCTCACTAATTTGTCCATATGTAAAACACAATTGTACAAAGTTTAGAAACTCCGATAGTAATCGATTAACGAGCAAATATCACAGTGGTATCCAACTTTGCGGTGTTAcctgtataataataataataataataataataataataataataataataataataataataataataaaataataataattattattattactattattataaaCTTTAGAACTTCTGTGTGAACTCATCATTATCAacattattattgctattattCTAAGTAGTAGTAGGTGTTTAATGTAGCCGTAAGGTTTGCGCAGCGGAACCATTCTGCTGGCGTTTTGTTTCAAGCCGTCGGAGTCAGGGTGTTGCTCCGCTACCCAGGAAGTAAAGTCAGGTTAGCTTGACGAGCAGGTTGTAACGCGTCAATTTGCCGATTGTTCTGTTCTGTTAGAAGTTGATCCTCTTCCCAGTGGGACCACAGAGGTTATTCAACATGCTGATCAAAGTTAAGGTAAGAAATGATTTATGGAGGCTTGGCTGCTGCTCGCTAAGCGCCCCCCCCCCGGTTTATTATTTCTCCTCCGGAGATGTATCCAGTCCATTACTCAGTGATTTCCTAAAAGCATCTACTCAGAATGATGTTAAAGTCTCCGGTAATAAGGTTATCACGTAGTTTTGGTCTCTTATTTCCGGCCTTCGCactttttttaagcaaatataAACCACGATTGAAAACAGAGTAGAGACAACTTTAGTCTCCAGAGTTCCACTGTGCGTCCAGCCTATttatggggtgtgaatactttactGATGGCTTTTATAGCAGCCAGCAGGTTTCTGAGGGTTAAAAACATCCGATTCTTCAACTGCAGGGTCACTGATAATCCCCCGATACTAATGTGTCATTTTTATGAAACGTAGTGTCTGTAGTCACAGGAGCAGAAGCCTGTTTCCTGAAGAGAAATGCTGCTAAAGTtctttcattttgatttttagatccaattctgtttttttcttcttctgtgaagccttaaaaaaaaataataataatcccagCAATATAGATCAGAATCGCACCGTGCGGGTTTGAACACCTTGTGATGAACGGGAAGCTTGGTTGTCTCAGATGCTGTCCTTGTTCTCATCCTCAGACCCTGACCGGAAAGGAAATAGAGATCGACATCGAGCCCACAGACAAGGTGACACCCTGAAATAAACTAGTGTTACAGGAACACTTCAGAAAGTAAAGTTCTCATTAAACCATGAATCCTGTCAGCTCtaagtgtgtgtttttattgttttttttgtcttgtgtgtgtgtgtgacaccCCCAACATCAAAGGTGGAGCGGATTAAGGAAAGGGTCGAGGAGAAGGAAGGGATCCCCCCGCAGCAACAGAGGCTCATCTACAGCGGGAAACAAATGTGAGCCGTGTCCCCCTTGTAGTCCTCACATGATCAGTCTGTAAGTGTCCTCCTTTCTCAACCAAAACCtgccctccctcctcctcctgtgtTCAGGAACGATGAGAAGACGGCTGCAGATTACAAGATCCAGGGCGGCTCGGTGCTCCACCTTGTGCTGGCGTTACGAGGAGGATCAGAAGCCCAGAGCTGCGGCCTACGCCTCTCCTCCTGGTCATGAGCCGCCGCTGACGTGACACCTGCCCAGCGCCAACACCACGGCGTTCAAGACAGTGTTAGAGCTAATTTGGCTGTTGCTAATAAGAAATAACAGGGGGGGAAACATCTACCCctccaaaaaaacagaaaaatggacGCTCTAACACACAtgtagacctttttttttttgtgttattctatgttgttttatttgagttGGAACAGTTAAAGCACCACAGTTTAAAGACTATGTGATCTTTGCTTGTGAATAAAGATGAAAGGTGACTTGTAGCATTGTCcttcagaaacaaacaaaaaaaaaaagaacaaaaaacatccGACAACCGGTTAAGTCACTCCTGAGAATTTTGTTTATTAGAAAATAGCATAAGACTGAATATTCAAAGACAATCGGTATTCTCTCTGCCCTTTTACAGCGGGGTCGTGTGTGATCTGATGCCTACAGTGTTTCCTAAAAGCACAGGACATGAAATGAGTCAAACACGCTGGTTTCACGTCGACACGTCTTATAGCGCTTGGTTCTCCAGCAA
This genomic window from Fundulus heteroclitus isolate FHET01 chromosome 6, MU-UCD_Fhet_4.1, whole genome shotgun sequence contains:
- the nedd8l gene encoding NEDD8 ubiquitin like modifier, like, yielding MLIKVKTLTGKEIEIDIEPTDKVERIKERVEEKEGIPPQQQRLIYSGKQMNDEKTAADYKIQGGSVLHLVLALRGGSEAQSCGLRLSSWS
- the LOC105930270 gene encoding zona pellucida sperm-binding protein 3 — encoded protein: MVTHFCLGVVALAVLATAVADPDINVVCAKDSVRITWRVAPQFVPYAARFFLGNCMPSAWKVLPNGEGEARFNYKLYDCKFTKQLKGKNVIYQNQLSFRPQAKPKPAIFTYPIQCVQKRPEGKVPQFLNPGSAISEGHSKLVFHMELLNEQLTGVSKTNVIPLGSFMPIWAAVEQKSHQPLVLLMDECVAASTPELQPNSQVYPIIGNHGCLLESKRGSSLFLPRYHSSAIILYLQSFKFGMGGEVYIHCNLIVWDGDYLDQRKKACHVKDGRWEMLDDSARSFLCKCCDASCNPRTKRAAVEESNSRHYNSVLGPIIIVDQPASTLKAETAAAGPQERANRS